The Rhizoctonia solani chromosome 4, complete sequence genome contains a region encoding:
- a CDS encoding OPT oligopeptide transporter protein, with the protein MDPHPSQHIDEHSLTHRIAHQHLNDPNYVIDEHVVRAYPLQQTHTKTDKNSEDGGETDSRYNMEYDIDFEDDSPYPEVRAAVANTDDPTMPTNTFRMWFLGLIFTVLIAGLNQFFSMRCKSHPSVQITALVAQLVALPAGKLLEKTLPRAHITTFGYTWSLNPGPFNIKEHTLITVMANVVAGGAYATDIIAAQRLFYQQYWGATYQLALVISTQMFGFSLAGICRRFLVWPSSMIWPATLVNTALFNTLHSTYGREEGGRTSRERFFTLAFIGSAAWYFLPGYLFTALSNFTWVCWIAPDNPVVNALFGYQHGLGMGFITFDWAMVAYNSSPLVTPFWAELNVFGALVIVYWIIAPILYYNNVFFSKYFPSRAPARSTDGVTYTRLPMSSGTASLMLKLTNNIRPCTFLWYRHDIVRQFRSSMKDETDVHSRLMLAYPEVPQWWYIVLGLISFALGIVTIEVWDTKLPVWAFILSLLISLVYLVPVGMIQAITNQQVGLNVITELIVGYMLPGKPVAMMIFKTFGYITMTQALAFVSDLSLQYPKNGALELKWWGNTVSERTVDGKALGHLPLTKGSTFGYDTWS; encoded by the exons ATGGATCCACATCCGTCACAACACATAGACGAGCACAGTCTCACCCATCGTATTGCCCATCAACATCTTAATGAT CCAAACTATGTGATCGACGAGCATGTGGTGCGAGCATATCCGTTGCAACAGACACATACCAAGACAGACAAGAATTCGGAGGATGGAGGCGAGACTGATTCGAGGTATAATATGGAATACGACAT TGATTTCGAGGATGACTCGCCGTATCCAGAGGTTCGAGCTGCAGTGGCCAACACAGATGACCCGACGATGCCGACAAATACATTTCGCAT GTGGTTCCTCGGTCTCATCTTCACAGTCCTCATTGCTGGTCTCAACCAGTTCTTCAGCATGCGATGCAAGTCTC ATCCATCGGTCCAAATAACAGCCCTCGTTGCTCAGCTCGTTGCTCTTCCTGCTGGTAAATTGCTCGAGAAAACACTCCCGAGAGCTCACATCACCACATTCGGATACACATGGTCCCTCAATCCCGGTCCATTCAACATCAAAGAACACACTCTCATCACCGTCATGGCCAACGTCGTCGCCGGCGGTGCATATGCAACAGACATCATTGCTGCCCAGCGCTTGTTTTATCAGCAGTATTGGGGGGCCACCTACCAGCTTGCCCTCGTCATCTCCACTCAAATGTTTGGCTTCAGTCTCGCTGGCATATGCAGACGCTTCTTGGTCTGGCCGAGCTCCATGATCTGGCCTGCTACACTCGTCAACACCGC ATTATTCAATACGCTCCACTCGACATATGGTCGAGAAGAAGGGGGCCGGACGTCGCGCGAACGCTTCTTCACGCTGGCATTCATTGGCAGTGCCGCTTGGTACTTTCTACCCGGATATCTCTTT ACTGCGCTCAGCAACTTTACATGGGTCTGCTGGATCGCACCCGACAACCCGGTCGTCAATGCTCTGTTTGGCTATCAACATGGCCTCGGCATGGGGTTCATCACGTTCGACTGGGCCATGGTTGCGTACAACAGCAGTCCGCTGGTTACACCTT TCTGGGCAGAACTGAATGTGTTTGGCGCGTTGGTCATTGTATACTGGATCATTGCTCCCATCCTGTATT ACAACAACGTCTTTTTCTCCAAGTACTTCCCATCTCGAGCCCCGGCGCGTTCGACCGATGGGGTAACCTATACCAGGCTGCCAATGTCATCCGGGACGGCGAGTTTGATGTTGAAGCTT ACAAACAATATTCGCCCTTGTACATTTC TATGGTACCGCCATGACATTGTGCGCCAGTTCCGGTCCTCGATGAAAGACGAAACCGACGTGCACTCGCGCTTGATGCTTGCTTACCCCGAGGTTCCGCAATGGTGGTACATTGTGCTCGGGCTCATCTCGTTTGCGCTGGGGATCGTCACGATTGAGGTTTGGGACACCAAG TTGCCTGTATGGGCGTTTATCCTCTCGCTTCTCATCTCTTTGGTGTACTTGGTTCCGGTCGGGATGATCCAGGCGATTACGAATCAACAAGTTGGACTCAA TGTGATTACAGAACTGATTGTCGGGTACATGTTGCCCGGTAAACCGGTCGCGATGATGATATTCAAGACATTTGGGTATATCA CAATGACGCAGGCCCTAGCATTCGTCTCTGATCTCA